In Ptychodera flava strain L36383 chromosome 17, AS_Pfla_20210202, whole genome shotgun sequence, one genomic interval encodes:
- the LOC139115444 gene encoding uncharacterized protein, protein MSETNTKRKVLIFSKLESFRRAAQDVRHLIENIFENDQSFEITSDVKRNRTAEDDDSNTVTAVVVIDARQTRTLITPERRDRNVDHWDELHMLSTTVTNPRDSILLVIYGDERSRELNNSDLVAPTWLTTWRYNDEIAFSLTCNQRCFSIWDNFNESQVMAIRTFIEGERRCTVEYFREITDFDAAKCGKVSLSSQDINVLVIGEGPLTDKHYTQLPDGVDTSVIKITKYTDFNYNIARNGKQRALIIHQIEGVTSTHLADSSCLLEILSNWTERKSLPRRTNSVEINLVVISAHCRECVDKISEMQSLIKEKLKIMQEKCRYVIKGEILPTVSNQVTLCFTRYMCEHGNARTYLYRLYIMSWLSKVLSLSLLRPSAPSLSLVALMCLHELGRCVRYLSNNNDFHQIPPLPDLNRVLNPHFSPRSGRLMPCIIDLLKFDKFWRKVLPFLCKVLVFLKRMLVIVWLYKNLSLLRTKMSNEHADRNSLLTIMSPVFLKFGICCFRRIVKRK, encoded by the exons ATGTCTG AAACAAACACCAAGAGGAAAGTGCTGATATTTTCGAAACTCGAGTCTTTTCGAAGAGCTGCACAGGACGTTCGACACCTTATTGAGAACATTTTCGAAAATGACCAAAGCTTTGAAATAACAAGCGATGTCAAAAGAAATCGGACTGCAGAAGACGATGATTCGAATACAGTTACGGCTGTGGTGGTTATTGATGCTAGACAAACCAGAACGCTGATAACGCCAGAAAGAAGAGATAGAAATGTGGACCACTGGGACGAACTGCACATGCTCAGTACAACAGTTACCAATCCAAGAG ATTCAATTTTGCTAGTCATTTATGGCGATGAACGGTCTCGAGAGCTAAACAACAGCGACCTTGTAGCCCCTACCTGGCTAACTACGTGGAGGTACAATGACGAAATCGCCTTCTCCCTCACCTGTAACCAGCGATGCTTCAGTATATGGGACAATTTTAACGAAAGCCAGGTCATGGCTATTCGAACCTTCATCGAAGGCGAACGACGTTGCACGGTTGAGTACTTTCGGGAGATAACGGACTTTGATGCGGCGAAATGTGGAAAGGTATCACTTTCATCCCAGGATATCAATGTGCTCGTCATTGGTGAAGGACCACTGACAGACAAACATTATACACAGCTCCCTGACGGAGTAGACACATCAGTCATAAAGATAACAAAGTACACTGATTTCAACTACAATATTGCAAGGAACGGTAAACAACGTGCACTCATCATACACCAAATTGAAGGAGTTACAAGTACGCATCTGGCAGACAGCTCGTGTCTACTAGAAATTCTTAGCAATTGGACCGAAAGGAAATCACTTCCACGTCGCACGAACTCTGTTGAAATTAACCTCGTTGTCATCTCCGCCCACTGCAGAGAATGTGTGGATAAGATAAGTGAGATGCAGAGTTtgatcaaagaaaaattaaagataATGCAAG aaaagtGTCGATATGTAATAAAAGGTGAAATCCTCCCAACAGTGTCAAATCAAGTAACCCTGTGCTTCACCAGGTACATGTGTGAACACGGAAATGCTAGAACGTATCTGTACCGTCTGTACATCATGTCATGGTTATCAAAAGTCTTGTCGTTATCGCTTCTCCGTCCTAGTGCCCCTTCGCTAAGCCTAGTAGCTCTCATGTGCCTCCATGAACTTGGAAGATGTGTGCGTTACCTATCAAATAACAACGACTTTCATCAAATCCCACCGCTGCCTGATCTTAATCGCGTATTAAATCCACATTTTTCACCTCGGTCAGGACGACTTATGCCTTGCATTATTGATCtgttgaaatttgacaaattttggagAAAGGTGTTGCCTTTCCTGTGTAAAGTACTAGTCTTTTTAAAAAGAATGCTAGTGATAGTATGGTTGTATAAAAACCTTTCTTTGCTTcgaacaaaaatgtcaaatgaacaCGCAGATCGGAATAGTCTCTTGACAATCATGTCACCCGTCTTTCTGAAATTTGGCATTTGTTGCTTTCGAAGAATTGTGAAGCGTAAGTAA
- the LOC139115442 gene encoding uncharacterized protein: MSSGESVTVMVRYARGNGNALPFKCKTSDTIFDLAKDIKRQANLFDLDERNIRFTTLKMFSCREDGSKALLHFGDEIGVLRRKGFEVEFDTEYTKLLVKYIDSVNPTKFEIESSKDACDLVEVVLENLDNFHLSEEDLQTIRAPGNEIRLLRKIADAYEPISPVISIAELTQDIIEFEIVTLDMKRRGKRINISVRFRKSPTIVPLECWENDTVYMFVELIKRNSDKFGLSPDTRHSLSNPSKEIVLSPSTTQRGAYVEALNPSQKLGKVTERELTFDILDRKQPPSKDELAELCAGQKIAIFGAVGHGKTSTINTIARAFPGVQDSIAETSGGEATGTHVVSPHTFKIRDKLFHLIDVPGGGLPSGEKSDGRERLEKVISWIIDGRFPEDLPTNYWDKSNVLQGWYKYVTRKSIGKVDAVVIVHRGYAPEVDVLTRLVCDVALSKGRGIPVFGIITNIDKLKDDAEIQDKVAYLSLAANIDASNIYPLCNIQEGPSSSQQGGRDRDEYVLCMLRSILSRSKRSQRSREPVDLT, from the exons ATGTCGTCCGGTGAGTCTGTTACCGTTATGGTTAGATATGCTCGCGGGAACGGTAATGCTCTACCATTCAAGTGCAAAACTTCAGACACGATATTTGACCTTGCAAAGGATATAAAACGCCAGGCGAATCTATTCGATCTCGACGAAAGAAATATCAGGTTCACTACACTAAAGATGTTCAGTTGCAGAGAAGACGGAAGTAAAGCATTGTTACATTTCGGTGATGAGATAGGAGTTCTGAGACGTAAAGGCTTTGAAGTCGAATTCGATACAGAAT ACACCAAACTTCTTGTAAAATACATAGATTCAGTGAACCCGACGAAGTTTGAAATCGAGAGTTCAAAAGATGCTTGTGATCTGGTGGAGGTTGTTCTCGAAAATCTTGATAACTTTCACTTGTCCGAAGAGGACCTACAAACCATCAGAGCTCCAGGAAATGAAATTAGGCTGTTGAGAAAGATAGCTGATGCATATGAACCGATATCTCCCGTGATTTCCATCGCAGAATTGACTCAGGACATTATAGAGTTTGAAATCGTGACATTGGATATGAAAAGGCGTGGAAAGC GCATAAATATATCAGTCAGATTTCGGAAATCCCCAACCATAGTTCCGCTTGAATGCTGGGAGAACGACACGGTGTACATGTTCGTTGAGCTAATTAAGCGAAACAGCGACAAATTTGGATTGTCGCCCGACACAAGGCATTCACTTTCCAACCCGTCAAAGGAGATTGTTCTGTCCCCCTCAACAACACAAAGGGGGGCATATGTTGAAGCCTTGAATCCGTCACAGAAACTTGGAAAAGTGACGGAACGTGAGCTTACATTCGACATACTAGATAGGAAGCAACCTCCATCAAAAG ACGAGTTAGCTGAACTTTGTGCGGGCCAGAAGATAGCAATATTCGGCGCAGTTGGACACGGAAAGACATCAACAATCAATACCATAGCACGG GCATTTCCTGGTGTTCAAGACTCCATTGCAGAAACCTCCGGAGGAGAAGCCACTGGCACACATGTGGTTTCACCCCACACCTTTAAGATTCGAGACAAATTATTTCACCTTATTGATGTTCCTGGTGGTGGTTTGCCATCAGGAGAAAAGTCAGATGGACGGGAAAGGCTGGAAAAGGTAATATCTTGGATAATAGACGGAAGATTCCCCGAGGATTTGCCGACGAACTACTGGGACAAGTCAAATGTATTGCAGGGATGGTACAAGTATGTCACCCGTAAGAGCATAGGCAAGGTCGACGCCGTGGTCATTGTTCATAGAGGTTATGCGCCAGAAGTAGACGTCCTAACCCGTCTGGTCTGTGATGTTGCATTGTCAAAGG GGCGAGGAATTCCTGTCTTTGGAATTATCACAAACATAGACAAGCTCAAAGATGATGCGGAAATACAAGACAAAGTTGCATACCTGTCCCTTGCAGCGAACATTGATGCTAGTAACATTTATCCGCTGT